In Crateriforma spongiae, the following are encoded in one genomic region:
- a CDS encoding alpha/beta hydrolase, with product MLSSLSFQILSRRTGLLLLAAASLIVGLPSSASAQETRPGRQRRTAKPAEPEPRTVTLTTRDGVKLRAIYLESTKKKQAIPILLIHEWGGQASPYLPMAKFYQKQGFAVLIPEYRAHGGSRTYVDRSGREREFDPQRMGRSDMEAIVSSDLEAAKGFLKDENNDGKLNLNALVVIGVGEGAIFGATWTQRDWAFPSVGRKKQGQDVKAVIYVSPKKTFKGLAIDKVIRDPAMIRLPTMIVAGSGSDDAKEAMRLAKQIEATKKRIGRGSATGLVPMMQSNSLSGLALATHEPVVAGMMKFIGEYVTITDEINEWIERQ from the coding sequence AAATTTTGTCACGACGAACGGGCCTGTTGTTGTTGGCGGCCGCGTCATTGATCGTTGGTCTGCCGTCCAGTGCGTCGGCCCAAGAAACACGTCCGGGGCGACAGCGCCGAACGGCAAAGCCGGCGGAACCAGAACCACGCACCGTGACCCTGACCACTCGCGACGGCGTGAAGTTGCGTGCGATCTATCTGGAGTCGACGAAGAAGAAACAGGCGATCCCGATTCTGTTGATTCACGAATGGGGCGGGCAAGCCAGTCCATACTTGCCGATGGCCAAGTTTTATCAAAAGCAAGGTTTTGCGGTTTTGATCCCCGAGTACCGCGCCCACGGTGGCAGCCGGACTTATGTGGACCGCAGCGGCCGAGAAAGAGAGTTTGATCCTCAGCGGATGGGACGCTCCGACATGGAAGCGATCGTGTCGTCGGACTTGGAAGCCGCCAAGGGTTTCTTGAAGGACGAGAATAACGACGGCAAGCTGAACCTGAACGCTTTGGTGGTGATCGGCGTCGGCGAAGGCGCCATTTTTGGCGCGACCTGGACGCAACGCGACTGGGCCTTTCCCAGTGTCGGCCGCAAGAAACAGGGCCAAGACGTCAAAGCGGTGATCTATGTCAGCCCCAAAAAGACATTCAAAGGATTGGCGATCGACAAAGTGATTCGTGACCCTGCGATGATCCGTCTGCCAACGATGATCGTCGCCGGTTCGGGTTCGGACGATGCGAAAGAGGCGATGCGATTGGCCAAGCAAATCGAAGCCACCAAGAAACGCATCGGTCGTGGATCGGCGACCGGGTTGGTCCCGATGATGCAGTCCAACAGTTTATCGGGGCTGGCGTTGGCGACGCACGAACCGGTCGTCGCGGGGATGATGAAGTTCATCGGCGAATACGTGACGATCACCGACGAAATCAATGAATGGATCGAGCGTCAGTAG
- a CDS encoding apolipoprotein acyltransferase, whose translation MIQPAELIERCRDAANIIGQDDAGGPVMDGPDSLIGFFQHFRPDGTGLGDVFRDLPGGDEVHDRLDRLYDVAGHNQRPDGRRDLYFVVRRPDPIPAEIVSKAGRDWLRGLRALAAITGDDITAAALDPMPEIRVLEGAPPKHPKDDVNRSELLKVFQDRVGQLTGRIEMPHAGLAETLRPAFYFINCDAMLRDYLMWPLYREVVRDQAGDGNDQDAIALVDPFSPYFVLWRHGVKYRIMRKDTVDFYIPRR comes from the coding sequence TTGATTCAACCGGCCGAATTGATCGAACGTTGTCGTGATGCCGCCAACATCATCGGCCAAGATGACGCCGGTGGTCCGGTGATGGACGGCCCGGACAGTCTGATCGGCTTTTTCCAACACTTTCGTCCCGACGGCACCGGCTTGGGCGACGTGTTTCGCGATCTTCCGGGCGGTGACGAAGTCCACGATCGGTTGGACCGTCTGTACGACGTTGCCGGACACAACCAACGGCCCGACGGACGTCGTGATTTGTACTTTGTCGTTCGTCGTCCGGATCCGATTCCCGCGGAAATCGTTTCCAAGGCGGGGCGTGACTGGCTGCGTGGTTTGCGTGCTCTTGCCGCGATCACGGGCGACGATATCACGGCCGCCGCATTGGATCCAATGCCGGAGATTCGCGTTTTGGAAGGGGCACCGCCCAAGCACCCCAAAGACGATGTGAATCGCAGCGAATTGTTGAAGGTCTTTCAGGATCGCGTCGGCCAGTTGACGGGTCGAATCGAAATGCCCCACGCGGGCTTGGCGGAAACGTTGCGTCCCGCTTTCTACTTCATCAATTGCGACGCGATGCTGCGAGACTATTTGATGTGGCCGCTTTATCGCGAAGTCGTCCGTGATCAAGCGGGCGACGGGAACGACCAGGATGCGATCGCACTGGTCGACCCGTTCAGTCCCTACTTTGTGCTTTGGCGGCACGGGGTGAAGTACCGCATCATGCGAAAAGACACGGTCGATTTCTACATCCCGCGCCGCTAG
- a CDS encoding Gfo/Idh/MocA family protein translates to MNSNKTQKTTASEAAPVQPAANRRQFLSTAGAAAGAVAATSGVHTQVLGQNPQSPTEAVRIALVGAGGRGGGAVNNTLTINPNVELVAIADIDEEKPARLRDQMAKRYEKKVKITDQSLYTGLDAYKRILDDESVDLVIFTTPPGFRPQHVMDAVDAGKHVFAEKPTCVDPAGYRVCLKAHQKAIANKTAIVTGTQYRRQVNYVEAIRRLHAGEIGDIIGATSRYCSNGIWYRNRRDGMSDTEYQIYNWMHFIWLSGDQITEQAVHNIDLMNWLMQGPPESAFGGGGRFTRPEDSEMWDSMSIDYRYPGDRFISFKCRQIPGAKGETGTKIYGSEGTAQILGGNGGAWLKDKDGNEIWSMKGDIGAAYEQEHKDLVQSIRAGDPIVEFAETAASSLTAVMGRMAAYSGQYATWDFVTKESTLQLFPDEIDLSASRESSHAIPGKTKLV, encoded by the coding sequence ATGAATTCGAACAAGACTCAGAAAACCACAGCTTCCGAAGCCGCTCCGGTGCAACCTGCTGCAAATCGTCGTCAATTCTTGTCGACCGCCGGCGCCGCGGCAGGGGCCGTCGCCGCAACATCGGGGGTACACACCCAAGTATTGGGCCAAAACCCTCAGTCGCCAACCGAAGCGGTTCGAATCGCGTTGGTCGGAGCGGGCGGACGTGGCGGCGGCGCGGTCAACAATACGTTGACGATCAACCCGAACGTTGAACTGGTGGCGATCGCCGACATCGACGAAGAAAAGCCCGCGCGACTGCGGGACCAAATGGCCAAACGCTACGAGAAGAAGGTCAAGATCACCGACCAGTCGCTGTACACCGGTTTGGATGCGTACAAAAGAATCTTGGACGACGAGAGCGTCGACCTTGTCATCTTCACCACTCCGCCCGGCTTCCGTCCGCAACACGTGATGGATGCCGTCGACGCCGGCAAGCATGTGTTCGCGGAAAAGCCCACGTGCGTCGACCCGGCCGGATACCGCGTTTGTTTGAAAGCGCACCAGAAGGCGATCGCCAACAAGACCGCGATCGTCACGGGTACCCAGTATCGTCGCCAGGTCAACTATGTCGAAGCGATCCGTCGACTGCACGCGGGTGAAATCGGCGACATCATCGGTGCGACCAGCCGCTACTGCAGCAACGGCATCTGGTACCGCAATCGCCGCGACGGAATGTCGGACACCGAATACCAAATCTACAACTGGATGCACTTCATCTGGTTGTCCGGTGACCAAATCACCGAACAAGCGGTGCACAACATCGACCTGATGAATTGGCTGATGCAAGGCCCGCCGGAATCCGCATTCGGCGGTGGCGGCCGGTTCACTCGACCGGAAGACAGCGAAATGTGGGACAGCATGTCGATCGACTATCGCTATCCCGGCGACCGTTTCATCAGTTTCAAATGCCGACAAATCCCCGGTGCCAAAGGCGAAACCGGAACCAAGATCTATGGATCCGAAGGCACCGCGCAAATCTTGGGCGGCAACGGCGGCGCGTGGCTGAAGGACAAAGACGGCAATGAAATTTGGTCGATGAAGGGTGACATCGGTGCCGCGTATGAACAGGAACACAAAGACTTGGTTCAGTCGATTCGTGCCGGTGACCCGATCGTCGAATTTGCGGAAACCGCCGCCAGTTCGCTGACGGCCGTGATGGGTCGGATGGCGGCGTACAGCGGACAATACGCCACTTGGGACTTTGTGACCAAAGAATCAACGTTGCAACTGTTCCCCGACGAAATCGATTTGTCGGCGTCGCGTGAATCCAGTCACGCGATCCCGGGCAAGACCAAACTGGTCTGA
- a CDS encoding L,D-transpeptidase family protein — MQTLKTSAIVVLLVTVMYAAYVSLTTPPQTAGPAMDELVRATEEFGIDVGMPGDLDISLGDEMGDFDTGTAFASGDPMMADGGAMPPAGVPQTGVTGSIDDQSSSLLGDGGGAIHGDISDQYADLGGPSSSTPEMDLPDTGGQTADIQISGTEQFDSTGSDDFNMPSAELAGAVFDGTDSGWNQQVSAQSDLPTNVPAENDGSAVDALGSNSPTFADDGQGSIRENPLFDSAEVAKDSSQSSSSDFGLANAVHMADQQYASDQKKQALATLSLFFEKPGLSDADREVLLSRLDPLAREVVYSTKHLLEQPHRVGQNETLMQVAAKYEIPWQLLANINGIDDPITVLPGTDLKVLRGPFRATVDLERNEMTLFLGDLYAGRFPIAIGSDPSPREGTFTVLDKQSARTYYDAAGSPIPPGSPNNPYGSMWMDLGGQLCIHGSPDSNSPTDKGCISVAGRFAGDLFGILSQGSSVTIRR; from the coding sequence GTGCAAACGCTGAAGACATCCGCCATCGTCGTTTTACTGGTCACGGTCATGTACGCTGCGTACGTGTCGCTGACGACGCCACCTCAAACGGCCGGCCCCGCAATGGACGAACTCGTCCGTGCCACCGAAGAATTCGGCATCGACGTCGGCATGCCCGGCGATCTGGACATCAGTCTGGGCGATGAAATGGGCGATTTTGACACCGGTACCGCGTTCGCATCGGGCGATCCGATGATGGCCGACGGTGGGGCAATGCCGCCCGCCGGAGTGCCCCAAACCGGGGTAACCGGCAGTATCGACGATCAATCCTCCAGTCTGCTGGGCGATGGCGGTGGTGCCATCCACGGCGACATCTCCGACCAGTACGCGGATTTGGGCGGCCCGTCATCGTCCACCCCCGAGATGGATTTGCCTGACACCGGTGGCCAAACCGCCGACATTCAAATCAGCGGAACCGAGCAGTTTGATTCGACCGGCAGTGACGACTTCAACATGCCTTCGGCCGAACTCGCCGGCGCCGTCTTCGATGGCACCGACAGCGGATGGAATCAACAAGTCAGTGCTCAGTCCGACCTTCCGACCAACGTACCCGCCGAAAACGATGGCTCTGCAGTCGACGCACTGGGTAGCAATTCACCGACGTTCGCCGACGATGGTCAAGGCAGCATTCGTGAAAACCCGCTGTTTGATTCCGCCGAAGTTGCCAAGGATTCATCGCAATCGTCCAGCTCGGATTTCGGATTGGCAAACGCGGTTCACATGGCTGACCAGCAGTACGCCAGCGATCAAAAGAAGCAAGCGTTGGCGACACTCAGTTTGTTCTTTGAAAAACCGGGCCTGTCCGATGCCGATCGCGAAGTACTGCTAAGCCGACTGGACCCGTTGGCTCGCGAAGTCGTCTATTCGACCAAGCATTTGTTGGAACAGCCCCACCGCGTCGGGCAAAACGAAACCCTGATGCAAGTCGCCGCGAAGTACGAGATTCCTTGGCAGTTGTTGGCGAACATCAATGGCATCGACGATCCGATCACCGTGTTGCCGGGAACAGATCTGAAGGTCTTGCGTGGTCCGTTTCGTGCAACAGTCGACTTGGAACGCAACGAGATGACGTTGTTCTTGGGCGACCTTTATGCGGGGCGATTCCCGATCGCCATCGGCAGTGATCCATCGCCACGCGAAGGCACGTTCACCGTGTTGGACAAACAATCAGCACGCACCTATTACGATGCCGCGGGATCGCCGATTCCGCCCGGCAGCCCCAACAATCCCTACGGCAGCATGTGGATGGACTTGGGTGGTCAGCTTTGCATTCACGGCAGCCCCGACAGCAACAGTCCGACCGATAAAGGTTGCATCAGCGTGGCCGGTCGATTTGCCGGCGACTTGTTCGGCATCCTGTCACAGGGCAGCAGCGTGACGATCCGACGTTAG
- the pyrE gene encoding orotate phosphoribosyltransferase: protein MNVPYDRDALLALLQSESLQRGEFTLASGKKASYYLDCRKITLHPKGATLIAAGMLDVMKQSGPLPDAVGGMAIGADPITASIVTVAGLESLPLKGFMVRKEAKEHGTGKQVEGPVQPGQSVVIVEDVITTGGSAIRAVQAAREFGLDVKYVIGIIDRLAGGSEAFAKVDLELKTLCTIRDFGIEPE, encoded by the coding sequence ATGAACGTCCCTTACGACCGCGACGCTTTGTTGGCCCTGCTGCAATCGGAGTCTTTGCAGCGCGGCGAATTCACCTTGGCCAGCGGCAAAAAGGCCAGCTATTACTTGGATTGCCGCAAGATCACCTTGCATCCGAAGGGTGCAACGTTGATCGCCGCCGGCATGCTGGACGTGATGAAGCAGTCCGGTCCGTTGCCCGACGCCGTCGGTGGCATGGCCATCGGTGCCGATCCCATCACCGCATCGATCGTGACCGTTGCCGGTCTGGAATCGTTGCCGCTAAAAGGCTTCATGGTTCGCAAAGAAGCCAAGGAACATGGCACTGGAAAACAAGTCGAAGGCCCGGTTCAGCCGGGTCAGTCGGTGGTGATCGTCGAAGACGTGATCACGACCGGTGGCAGTGCGATTCGCGCCGTCCAAGCCGCACGCGAGTTCGGATTGGATGTGAAGTACGTGATCGGCATCATCGACCGTTTGGCCGGTGGTAGCGAAGCATTTGCCAAAGTCGATCTGGAACTAAAAACCTTATGCACGATCCGCGATTTCGGCATCGAACCGGAATAG
- a CDS encoding M13 family metallopeptidase has protein sequence MKFCLTKDTCRRISGLAAALWIGLTIVPSVQAQQSADSPRRQARANRTKQSGIDKTLFAADVDPGDNFYRYANQVWLDSTKIPGDKADYGIFTVLSDRTRQRVRVLIENAARKEAEPGTPAQKVGDLYNAVMDTAARNEAGLQPIQSLIDSIDAAEDRDSLAAVMGKLVTAGVYGPFAPYVSVDAKNSDAYTVYVTQSGLSLPDRDYYLEDNERYQKLRQQLSEYIADLLKVSGGDVEQASAVIKIETQIAENHWTKTENRDPDATYNATSPADLNQMLGSFDWPAFASACGIEGQDKFVVRQPSYLQAFGKFFEQQDLAAWKAYLKFHTVDAYASSLTETLEKRHFDFHDSAVSGIDQQEALWKRAVGVTGSVLGEVVGQLYVEKYFTPRAKRRMSELVDNLKAAFEKRIDQLDWMGDGTKKQAKQKLDLFTTKIGYPDKWKDYSSLKIEDGPLAKHLIDASRFEHQRELDKLGGPIDRNEWHMTPQTINAYYNPVMNEIVFPAGILQPPFFNLAADDAVNYGAIGAVIGHEISHGFDDKGSKYDGHGNLRMWWTPDDRDEFERRASVLTTQYDGFAPFDDMNVNGKLTLGENIGDLGGLSVAYEAYRLSLDGKEAPVIDGLTGDQRFFLGWAQIWRRLYRESELRKRLITDPHSPSEYRVNGIVRNMDAWYDAFDIQKDDELYLAPEDRVRIW, from the coding sequence ATGAAGTTTTGTCTAACCAAGGACACGTGCCGCCGAATCTCGGGGCTCGCCGCCGCGTTGTGGATCGGATTGACGATTGTACCCAGCGTCCAAGCCCAGCAATCAGCCGATTCGCCGCGTCGACAAGCCAGGGCCAATCGAACCAAACAATCGGGGATCGACAAGACGCTGTTCGCCGCGGACGTCGACCCAGGTGACAACTTTTACCGCTATGCGAATCAAGTGTGGTTGGACTCCACCAAAATTCCCGGCGACAAAGCGGATTACGGGATCTTCACGGTCTTGAGCGACCGGACACGACAACGTGTGCGAGTGCTGATCGAAAACGCGGCACGGAAAGAGGCTGAACCGGGAACGCCGGCGCAGAAGGTCGGTGACCTGTACAACGCCGTGATGGACACCGCGGCACGCAACGAGGCCGGGTTACAGCCGATTCAATCATTGATCGACAGCATCGATGCGGCGGAGGATCGTGATTCGTTGGCGGCCGTCATGGGCAAACTGGTCACCGCCGGTGTGTATGGCCCGTTTGCGCCGTATGTCTCGGTGGACGCAAAGAACAGCGACGCCTACACGGTGTACGTCACGCAGTCCGGACTCAGCCTGCCCGATCGCGACTACTACCTGGAAGACAACGAACGCTATCAAAAGTTGCGTCAGCAATTGTCCGAGTACATTGCGGATCTGTTGAAGGTCAGCGGAGGTGACGTAGAACAAGCTTCGGCGGTGATCAAGATTGAAACTCAGATCGCCGAAAACCACTGGACAAAGACGGAGAATCGCGACCCCGACGCGACCTACAACGCAACGAGCCCCGCCGATTTGAATCAAATGCTGGGTTCGTTCGATTGGCCGGCATTTGCATCGGCTTGTGGGATCGAAGGGCAAGACAAGTTTGTTGTCCGTCAGCCGAGTTACTTGCAGGCGTTCGGCAAGTTCTTTGAACAACAAGATCTGGCGGCGTGGAAAGCCTACTTGAAGTTCCACACCGTGGATGCGTACGCGTCGTCGCTGACCGAAACCCTGGAAAAACGGCACTTCGACTTTCACGATTCGGCCGTCAGCGGTATCGATCAACAGGAAGCCCTTTGGAAACGCGCGGTCGGTGTAACCGGCAGCGTCTTGGGCGAAGTCGTCGGCCAACTGTACGTCGAAAAGTACTTCACGCCGCGTGCCAAGCGTCGGATGTCGGAGCTGGTGGACAACCTGAAAGCCGCGTTCGAAAAGCGGATTGATCAACTGGATTGGATGGGCGATGGAACAAAGAAACAAGCCAAGCAGAAACTGGACTTGTTCACCACGAAGATCGGTTATCCGGACAAATGGAAAGATTATTCGTCGCTGAAAATCGAAGATGGCCCTTTGGCGAAGCATTTGATCGATGCATCGCGTTTTGAACACCAGCGAGAACTGGACAAGTTGGGCGGACCGATCGATCGCAACGAGTGGCATATGACGCCGCAAACGATCAACGCGTACTACAACCCGGTGATGAACGAGATCGTTTTCCCGGCGGGTATTCTACAACCCCCGTTCTTTAACTTGGCCGCCGATGATGCCGTCAACTATGGCGCCATCGGTGCCGTGATCGGGCATGAGATCTCGCACGGCTTCGATGACAAGGGCAGCAAGTACGACGGACATGGCAACTTGCGGATGTGGTGGACGCCGGATGATCGCGATGAATTTGAACGCCGTGCATCCGTTTTGACGACTCAGTACGACGGCTTTGCCCCCTTTGACGACATGAATGTCAACGGCAAGCTGACGCTGGGCGAAAACATCGGTGATCTCGGCGGATTGAGTGTTGCCTATGAGGCGTACCGCTTGTCACTTGACGGAAAAGAAGCGCCGGTCATCGACGGTTTGACTGGTGACCAGCGGTTCTTTCTGGGGTGGGCACAGATCTGGCGGCGGCTGTATCGCGAATCGGAGTTACGCAAGCGGCTGATCACCGACCCGCACAGTCCCAGCGAATATCGGGTGAACGGAATCGTGCGAAACATGGACGCTTGGTATGACGCATTCGACATCCAAAAGGATGACGAACTGTACCTTGCACCGGAGGACCGGGTCCGTATTTGGTGA
- a CDS encoding TIGR01777 family oxidoreductase, translated as MTRYVAESRLPVSQEQAFAYHERPGCLQRLTPPWESVSVEKSDGTLQAGSRVVLKTSLFGVPLRWVARHTVYDPPSEFADVQESGPFARWEHRHRFVADDQDSSRLIDDVTYTVPAGSIGNALGGGVARGKIESMFAYRHRVTRDDLELAAGTPLSPQRVAISGASGMVGDALSSMMTLLGHDCRDIVRDKASDESEIGAWSDDDAVQKFEQVDAVVHLAGKPIASDRWTDEVKQQIRRSRVDKTRDLCETLAKCTNKPKVLICASASGIYGDRGDEILTEDSEPGDDFLADVASQWESACRPAVEAGIRVVNARFGLILSPAGGALEKMLTPAKFCGGKLGSGNQFYSWIALDDVLGGIYHSIANDSVSGPVNFVSPEPIRNRDFATILGRVLGRPSLFPAPSAALRLGLGEMADALLLSSTAIIPKRLSDSGYRFRFTDLTDQLSYCLGKHRLPSSTSDPNSEKTVQAA; from the coding sequence GTGACTCGATATGTTGCCGAAAGCCGGTTGCCGGTGTCGCAGGAGCAGGCGTTTGCCTATCACGAACGCCCCGGATGTCTGCAGCGTCTCACGCCGCCCTGGGAATCCGTCTCGGTAGAGAAATCGGACGGAACTCTGCAAGCGGGCAGTCGCGTTGTTCTGAAAACGTCATTGTTTGGCGTTCCTTTGCGGTGGGTCGCGAGACACACCGTCTACGATCCGCCATCGGAGTTTGCGGATGTTCAAGAATCGGGCCCGTTTGCCCGTTGGGAACACCGTCATCGCTTCGTCGCGGACGATCAAGATTCGTCTCGCCTGATCGACGACGTAACTTACACCGTTCCGGCGGGTTCGATCGGCAATGCACTCGGCGGCGGTGTCGCCCGAGGCAAAATTGAATCGATGTTTGCGTATCGCCACCGCGTGACTCGTGACGATCTGGAATTGGCGGCTGGTACACCACTGTCGCCACAACGAGTTGCCATCAGCGGTGCGTCCGGGATGGTGGGAGATGCTTTGTCGTCGATGATGACGCTGCTCGGTCATGACTGCCGTGACATCGTGCGAGACAAAGCCAGCGATGAAAGCGAAATCGGTGCCTGGTCGGACGATGACGCGGTGCAAAAGTTCGAACAGGTCGACGCCGTGGTTCACTTGGCCGGAAAGCCGATCGCGTCGGACCGCTGGACCGACGAAGTCAAGCAACAAATCCGTCGCTCACGTGTCGACAAGACTCGCGATCTTTGCGAGACGCTTGCCAAGTGCACGAACAAACCCAAGGTGTTGATTTGCGCGTCGGCCAGCGGCATCTACGGAGATCGTGGCGACGAAATATTGACGGAGGATAGCGAGCCCGGTGATGACTTCTTGGCCGATGTGGCAAGTCAGTGGGAATCCGCCTGTCGTCCTGCGGTCGAAGCGGGCATTCGTGTCGTGAACGCTCGGTTCGGTTTGATTCTTTCGCCTGCGGGCGGTGCGCTTGAAAAGATGCTGACACCGGCCAAGTTTTGCGGCGGAAAGTTGGGTAGCGGCAATCAGTTCTATTCCTGGATCGCCTTGGACGATGTCCTCGGTGGGATTTATCACAGCATCGCCAACGACTCCGTCAGTGGCCCGGTCAATTTTGTCTCGCCCGAACCGATTCGCAACCGCGATTTTGCCACCATCCTTGGTCGTGTGCTGGGACGTCCATCACTGTTTCCCGCGCCGTCCGCCGCACTGCGACTCGGTCTTGGCGAAATGGCCGACGCGTTGCTGCTTTCAAGCACGGCAATCATCCCAAAACGGTTAAGCGATTCGGGATATCGATTCCGTTTCACGGATCTTACGGACCAACTGTCTTACTGTCTGGGCAAACATCGATTGCCGTCATCGACATCGGATCCCAATTCCGAGAAAACGGTCCAAGCGGCATGA
- a CDS encoding sigma-70 family RNA polymerase sigma factor: MPKTMPTSARRPVSPTEVQSPTPKRASDFPARRPGWMNSDELAEAVAEVAGDLVDYQSMSDAELRIVTKRRLKAEIDFIANDNFTKPGCGQEVFRESLDLAPRQTSLGIAAIRKSGIDLPVHLSRLCEAPLLKPEQERMLFQRMNFLLQHASMHRALLNPDRPSRRRLELIDEMIRLADWHRDRIVEANLRLVFSIVKKFVNTNNGFDELLSDGIVALIRAVEKFDFDRGFRFSTYATQVVRRNSYRTVVVNQQERQKVAGGIQDMDIDISDDERTSAISEKRWHELRSRLAVMLNDLDRREKLIIRARFSLGSHRKVHTLQSLADRLGVSKERVRQLERRAMDKLRAMAGDVKLADLEA; encoded by the coding sequence ATGCCCAAGACAATGCCCACGTCCGCCCGTCGCCCGGTCAGCCCCACCGAAGTCCAATCGCCCACGCCCAAACGGGCCAGCGATTTTCCCGCACGACGCCCCGGGTGGATGAACAGTGACGAATTGGCCGAAGCGGTCGCCGAGGTCGCTGGTGACCTAGTCGACTATCAATCGATGTCGGACGCTGAGCTGCGAATCGTCACCAAACGGCGTCTGAAAGCCGAAATTGATTTCATCGCCAACGACAACTTCACCAAGCCGGGTTGTGGCCAAGAGGTGTTTCGCGAGTCACTGGATCTGGCACCGCGACAAACCAGTCTCGGCATCGCCGCGATTCGAAAAAGCGGAATCGACTTGCCCGTCCACCTCAGTCGGTTGTGTGAGGCACCGCTGTTGAAGCCGGAGCAAGAACGGATGCTTTTCCAGCGAATGAATTTCTTGCTACAGCACGCGTCGATGCACCGTGCTTTGCTGAACCCCGATCGTCCGTCACGGCGACGACTGGAACTGATCGACGAGATGATCCGATTGGCCGATTGGCACCGTGATCGGATTGTGGAAGCAAACCTGCGTTTGGTGTTTTCGATCGTCAAAAAGTTCGTGAACACAAACAACGGATTCGACGAACTGCTTAGCGATGGCATCGTTGCCCTGATTCGAGCCGTTGAAAAATTCGACTTCGATCGCGGTTTCCGATTCAGCACGTACGCCACCCAGGTCGTCCGTCGTAATTCGTATCGGACGGTTGTTGTGAATCAGCAAGAACGCCAAAAGGTGGCCGGGGGAATCCAGGACATGGACATCGATATCAGTGACGACGAACGAACGTCGGCGATCAGCGAAAAACGCTGGCATGAATTACGAAGCCGACTGGCCGTGATGTTGAACGACTTGGATCGACGCGAGAAGTTGATCATCCGTGCTCGATTCAGCCTGGGTTCGCACCGTAAAGTTCATACGCTGCAATCGTTGGCCGATCGCTTGGGTGTTTCCAAAGAACGTGTTCGCCAATTGGAACGCCGAGCCATGGACAAATTGCGTGCCATGGCGGGGGATGTCAAACTGGCTGACTTGGAAGCGTAA
- a CDS encoding helix-turn-helix domain-containing protein: protein MAARQPQYSPKQIAQAMQVSESSVKRWCDRGLIPTIRTVGGHRRITLDALQHFLASQNRSLSQPEVLGLPVLPPNRRTQIGNASDPLQQQFRDSLAAGDERRCRDLLARRIDAGMTRSEAAENLITDAMHGFGRAWECNELDVYQERRGCDIAMRLIYDLRSQMPDPPAGAPVAIGGSPEGDPYQLPTAMVELALREVGWRATSLGASVPMDSFVQAAHDYSPQLVWMSVSVVADAANFVAAQVRLAEAIGENVPLLIGGRALSDQLRPRLRYTAHCDGLRHLVELAAMMRLNLGRN from the coding sequence GTGGCCGCCCGACAACCGCAATATTCACCGAAGCAGATTGCCCAGGCGATGCAGGTCAGCGAATCCTCGGTCAAGCGATGGTGCGATCGAGGACTGATTCCGACGATCCGAACGGTGGGCGGTCACCGCAGGATCACGCTGGATGCGCTGCAACATTTCTTGGCTTCACAGAACCGTTCGCTCAGCCAACCGGAAGTGCTGGGCTTGCCCGTCTTGCCGCCCAATCGGCGGACGCAGATCGGCAATGCTTCCGATCCGTTGCAGCAGCAGTTTCGGGATTCGCTAGCGGCGGGCGACGAACGTCGTTGCCGCGATTTATTAGCTCGACGCATCGACGCCGGGATGACGCGCAGCGAAGCGGCGGAAAACTTGATCACCGACGCCATGCACGGATTCGGTCGTGCCTGGGAATGCAACGAATTGGACGTTTATCAGGAGCGTCGTGGGTGCGACATCGCGATGCGTCTGATCTACGATTTGCGATCGCAGATGCCCGATCCGCCCGCGGGGGCACCGGTTGCGATCGGCGGTTCACCGGAGGGTGATCCCTATCAATTGCCGACCGCCATGGTGGAATTGGCGCTCCGCGAGGTCGGATGGCGGGCGACCAGTCTGGGGGCCAGCGTTCCGATGGACAGTTTCGTCCAGGCGGCTCATGACTATTCGCCGCAATTGGTTTGGATGAGCGTTTCGGTCGTCGCCGACGCCGCCAATTTTGTCGCCGCTCAGGTGCGTCTGGCCGAAGCGATCGGCGAAAACGTACCGCTTTTGATCGGCGGGCGGGCGCTTTCGGATCAACTGCGTCCTCGTTTGCGTTACACCGCCCATTGCGACGGTCTGCGACACCTGGTGGAACTGGCGGCGATGATGCGATTGAATCTTGGGCGAAACTAA